Proteins from a genomic interval of Corynebacterium freiburgense:
- the ribH gene encoding 6,7-dimethyl-8-ribityllumazine synthase produces MSAAGLPDIDHIDATGLRVAIVTSTWNAEICERLRTSAIAKAEHCGASISEFRVVGALELPVVVQELAPRFDAVVALGCVVRGSTPHFDYVCDSVTQGLTRIALDTSTPIGNGVLTTLNQEQAIERTGEYEDKGADAMIAALHTACVLARIRKGLD; encoded by the coding sequence ATGAGTGCGGCAGGCTTACCAGATATTGATCATATTGATGCAACAGGCCTTCGAGTAGCGATTGTTACTTCTACATGGAATGCAGAGATTTGTGAACGGCTCCGTACAAGTGCCATTGCAAAAGCTGAACATTGTGGGGCGTCGATAAGCGAATTTCGGGTGGTGGGTGCCTTAGAGTTGCCAGTGGTTGTGCAGGAGCTTGCTCCGCGTTTCGACGCCGTGGTGGCCCTAGGTTGCGTTGTGCGTGGCAGCACTCCCCACTTCGACTACGTGTGCGATTCTGTGACTCAGGGTTTAACGCGTATTGCGCTGGATACGTCTACACCTATTGGAAATGGTGTGCTCACTACATTGAACCAGGAACAAGCAATCGAAAGAACTGGTGAATATGAGGACAAGGGGGCGGATGCGATGATTGCGGCACTGCATACGGCCTGTGTACTTGCGAGGATTCGAAAAGGGCTAGACTAA
- a CDS encoding PH domain-containing protein → MAVNASQPASETEGITERLVAADAATTTSQPWELVVTSKRMKLIAYASAIGVLGLHIFMAMVVAVGDTGAAVTTIDQWAFVGVGLIFAIAALGLQRPRVRANGDGVEVRNFIGTRFYPWSVIYGLSFPKSDRWARLELPEFEFVPMWAFQSADGEAVVQAVAKFRELEDRYMPED, encoded by the coding sequence ATGGCCGTGAATGCTTCGCAGCCTGCATCAGAAACTGAAGGCATTACGGAACGACTCGTCGCCGCCGATGCCGCCACTACAACCTCACAGCCATGGGAACTCGTGGTGACTTCAAAACGTATGAAGCTTATTGCCTATGCCTCGGCGATAGGCGTGCTCGGTCTCCATATTTTTATGGCAATGGTTGTTGCAGTAGGAGACACCGGAGCGGCGGTAACCACAATAGACCAGTGGGCATTTGTGGGCGTAGGGCTTATTTTTGCCATTGCCGCGCTGGGATTACAACGCCCCCGCGTACGCGCAAATGGTGATGGGGTAGAAGTACGGAACTTTATTGGTACCCGCTTTTACCCATGGTCAGTTATCTATGGGCTTTCATTCCCAAAGTCTGATCGTTGGGCACGTCTGGAACTCCCAGAATTTGAATTTGTGCCGATGTGGGCATTCCAATCAGCAGACGGTGAAGCAGTAGTACAGGCTGTAGCGAAATTCCGCGAATTGGAAGACCGCTATATGCCGGAGGACTAA
- the uvrC gene encoding excinuclease ABC subunit UvrC, translating to MADPATYRPAPGTIPVEPGVYTFKDADGRVIYVGKAKNLRARLSNYFQDVSQLHPRTRTMVTTANRVDWTVVSSEVEALQLEYTWIKRFDPRFNVKYRDDKSYPMLAVSTGNEYPRAFVYRGPRRKGVRYFGPYSHAWAIRETLDLLTRVFPIRTCSQGVFNRHSKLGRPCLLGYIEKCCAPCVGNVTAEEHKELVAAFCSFMAGHTDPVTKKLTAEMHKAAEQLDFERAARLRDDLEAITKVMERQAVVLGDGTDADIIATASDELETALHIFHIRGGRIRGQRGWVVENNGSISQVLQEFLVQFYGDAAEHAEAANAAQTGAGWDADAQTAGQSPIPREVLVQVMPDDAANSETWLSQLRGSKVELRVPQRGDKRVLMETVERNAQEALKQHKLKRVGDLTARSAALQELQQALFLDEPVLRIECTDVSHIQGTDVVASLVVFEDGLPKKADYRRYKIQEAAGDGHSNDVASIAEIVRRRFQRYHEDKRIVPSTTEFSDEPVQKRFAYPPQVFIVDGGLPQVNAAQEVFEELGINDIALIGLAKRLEEVWLPGEEDPLILPRTSQALFLLQQIRDEAHRFAISFHRQQRSQRMRSSVLDSIQGLGAVRRQELVKHFGSVAKISEATVEEIAAVKGFGPKLAQSVYTALHSKT from the coding sequence ATGGCAGACCCTGCCACATATCGCCCAGCACCCGGAACCATTCCCGTGGAGCCGGGTGTTTATACATTCAAAGACGCAGATGGGCGCGTTATCTATGTTGGAAAAGCCAAAAACCTCCGGGCACGGCTTTCCAACTATTTCCAAGATGTGAGTCAGCTCCACCCGCGAACTCGCACCATGGTTACTACGGCGAACCGTGTGGATTGGACCGTAGTGTCCAGCGAGGTGGAAGCCCTGCAATTGGAATACACCTGGATTAAGCGATTCGACCCGCGCTTTAATGTGAAATATCGGGACGATAAGTCATATCCAATGCTTGCAGTATCCACCGGCAATGAATACCCACGTGCTTTTGTATATCGTGGCCCGCGCCGAAAAGGAGTCCGCTATTTCGGGCCGTATTCTCATGCATGGGCGATTAGAGAAACCCTGGATCTGCTTACCCGAGTCTTTCCAATTAGGACCTGTTCACAGGGCGTATTTAATAGGCATTCCAAACTCGGACGCCCCTGTCTTCTAGGGTATATTGAAAAATGTTGCGCCCCTTGCGTAGGGAATGTTACGGCAGAAGAGCATAAAGAGCTTGTTGCGGCCTTTTGTAGTTTTATGGCTGGGCACACCGATCCGGTGACTAAAAAACTCACTGCAGAAATGCACAAGGCTGCCGAACAATTGGATTTTGAGCGCGCCGCAAGATTACGTGACGACCTCGAAGCAATCACTAAAGTAATGGAACGTCAGGCCGTAGTCCTTGGCGATGGCACCGACGCCGATATTATTGCAACAGCCAGCGACGAACTAGAAACCGCTCTCCATATCTTTCATATTCGAGGTGGAAGAATCCGTGGTCAGCGCGGGTGGGTGGTAGAAAACAATGGCTCAATCTCCCAAGTATTGCAGGAATTTCTTGTGCAATTCTATGGGGATGCTGCCGAGCACGCCGAAGCTGCAAATGCAGCGCAAACCGGGGCCGGATGGGACGCTGATGCGCAAACAGCTGGCCAAAGCCCAATTCCGCGAGAAGTACTCGTCCAAGTTATGCCTGATGACGCCGCGAATAGCGAAACGTGGCTTAGCCAACTCCGCGGAAGCAAAGTGGAACTTCGAGTACCTCAACGCGGTGATAAACGAGTGCTTATGGAAACCGTAGAACGCAATGCTCAAGAAGCCCTAAAACAACACAAACTCAAACGTGTTGGTGACCTTACCGCCAGGTCTGCCGCGCTCCAAGAGCTACAACAAGCGCTCTTCCTTGATGAACCAGTACTAAGAATCGAATGTACGGATGTGTCGCATATTCAAGGCACCGATGTAGTGGCTTCATTGGTGGTATTTGAAGATGGGCTACCGAAAAAAGCAGACTATCGCCGCTATAAAATCCAGGAAGCCGCAGGGGACGGGCATTCGAATGATGTGGCTTCAATTGCAGAAATAGTGCGGCGACGATTCCAGCGGTATCACGAAGATAAACGCATTGTTCCATCTACAACGGAATTTAGCGATGAGCCCGTGCAAAAACGATTCGCCTACCCGCCTCAGGTATTTATCGTTGATGGCGGCCTGCCTCAAGTAAATGCAGCGCAAGAAGTTTTTGAAGAACTAGGCATTAACGATATTGCACTTATAGGATTGGCAAAACGCCTTGAAGAAGTCTGGTTGCCAGGGGAAGAAGACCCATTGATTTTGCCGCGTACCTCACAAGCGCTGTTTTTGCTCCAACAAATCCGTGATGAGGCCCATAGATTCGCAATTAGTTTTCACAGGCAGCAGCGTTCTCAAAGGATGCGTAGTTCGGTGCTTGATTCGATTCAAGGGCTTGGAGCGGTACGCCGCCAAGAACTAGTGAAACACTTTGGCTCAGTGGCAAAGATTTCTGAAGCCACTGTTGAAGAGATTGCAGCGGTAAAAGGATTCGGACCAAAATTAGCGCAATCTGTTTATACGGCACTGCATTCTAAAACATGA
- a CDS encoding bifunctional 3,4-dihydroxy-2-butanone-4-phosphate synthase/GTP cyclohydrolase II, whose protein sequence is MRFDSVDSAIADIHAGKPIVVVDDEDRENEGDLIFAAEKATPELVAFMVRHTSGYICAALTAEECDRLGLPPMSAINQDIRATAYTVTVDAATGSTGISAANRAETLRRLASPDFGPSDFTRPGHIVPLRARDGGVLVRAGHTEAAVDLARAAGLSPAGVLCEIVSEDDPTDMARAPELRRFADKHDLKMISIAGLIAWRRQHEVLVERVTETRLPTDFGEFQAFGYRNRVDGVEHMAVVVGDITGEGVPVRVHSECLTGDVFGSRRCDCGQQLHYSLRHIQQEGRGVVLYMRGHEGRGIGLLAKLKAYQLQDSGVDTVDANLALGYPADAREFGTGAQILRDLGITSLNLISNNPTKRHGLNGHGISIVGRTAVPVKVYPDNLNYLRTKRDRMGHDLPEVAEFETDTEVDS, encoded by the coding sequence GTGCGTTTTGATAGCGTTGATTCTGCAATAGCTGATATACACGCAGGTAAGCCAATTGTTGTTGTTGATGATGAAGATCGTGAAAACGAAGGCGACCTTATCTTTGCGGCAGAAAAAGCAACCCCGGAATTAGTCGCTTTTATGGTGCGGCATACGTCTGGCTATATTTGCGCGGCACTTACAGCGGAGGAATGTGACCGGTTGGGTTTGCCGCCAATGTCCGCTATTAACCAGGATATTCGTGCGACTGCCTATACAGTGACCGTGGATGCTGCGACTGGCTCTACCGGGATTTCGGCGGCAAATAGGGCGGAGACATTGCGCCGGCTGGCGTCACCTGATTTTGGGCCGAGTGACTTTACTCGACCAGGTCATATTGTGCCATTGCGGGCTCGTGATGGTGGCGTATTGGTACGTGCTGGGCATACGGAAGCCGCTGTGGATTTAGCCCGTGCAGCAGGGCTTTCACCAGCTGGTGTGCTGTGTGAAATTGTGAGTGAAGACGATCCCACGGATATGGCGCGAGCACCGGAGCTGCGCCGCTTTGCGGACAAGCATGACTTGAAAATGATTTCGATTGCAGGGTTGATTGCGTGGCGGCGCCAGCATGAGGTTTTAGTAGAACGAGTTACTGAAACTCGGTTGCCAACAGATTTTGGTGAGTTTCAAGCATTTGGTTACCGCAACCGTGTTGATGGTGTCGAACACATGGCCGTGGTGGTTGGGGATATTACCGGCGAAGGTGTGCCCGTGCGGGTGCATTCCGAATGTCTTACTGGTGATGTTTTTGGGTCTCGGCGCTGCGATTGTGGGCAACAATTGCACTATTCGCTACGCCATATCCAGCAAGAAGGCCGGGGAGTAGTGCTCTATATGCGGGGCCATGAAGGTCGCGGCATTGGGTTATTGGCCAAGCTCAAGGCCTATCAATTGCAAGATAGTGGTGTGGATACTGTAGACGCTAACCTTGCCCTTGGATACCCTGCGGACGCGCGCGAATTTGGTACTGGTGCCCAGATCCTTAGGGATTTAGGTATCACATCATTGAATTTGATTAGTAATAATCCAACAAAGCGTCATGGTTTAAACGGCCACGGTATTAGCATTGTTGGCAGAACTGCGGTTCCCGTCAAAGTCTATCCAGATAACCTGAATTATTTGCGTACTAAACGGGATCGCATGGGCCATGATTTGCCTGAGGTTGCGGAATTTGAGACTGATACAGAGGTTGATTCATGA
- the rapZ gene encoding RNase adapter RapZ, whose translation MGPMSERSIETAPVLITGMSGAGLSTAARVLEDLGWYVAHNLPPELIISFVELCESKNSPVDKIAVVSDVRSREFCGSLPEVISVLRDHHDINPTVLFMEARDDVLIKRFDTVRRTHPLQGSGTLQIGIERERVVLSAIKEMADIVIDTSDLSIHDLRRAIETSFATIAKKRQHVTVQSFGFKHGAPQDADIVVDVRFLPNPFWVPELRPFRGTDKPVSDYVLSEPAAGSFIDNFVEMFASMTAGYRREGKSFITVGVGCTGGHHRSVAVSEEIARRLGEFEGLDVSVNHRDINRG comes from the coding sequence ATGGGGCCTATGAGTGAGCGTTCAATTGAAACAGCACCGGTATTAATTACCGGTATGTCAGGAGCTGGGTTAAGTACTGCTGCCCGCGTACTCGAAGATTTAGGTTGGTATGTAGCCCACAACCTGCCCCCAGAGCTCATTATTAGTTTTGTTGAACTGTGTGAATCTAAAAACTCCCCGGTGGATAAGATCGCCGTAGTGTCCGATGTTCGCTCCCGAGAATTTTGTGGTAGCTTGCCGGAAGTTATTTCCGTGCTCAGGGATCATCACGATATCAACCCAACAGTGCTTTTTATGGAAGCCCGTGATGATGTGCTGATTAAGCGCTTTGATACGGTTCGGCGCACTCATCCGCTGCAGGGCAGTGGCACACTGCAAATCGGTATCGAACGTGAACGCGTAGTGCTATCAGCTATTAAGGAAATGGCCGATATTGTTATTGATACTTCGGACCTTTCAATCCATGACCTGCGCCGGGCAATTGAAACAAGTTTTGCCACTATTGCGAAAAAGCGCCAACACGTTACTGTGCAATCGTTTGGGTTTAAGCACGGTGCACCGCAAGATGCAGATATTGTGGTGGATGTTCGCTTCCTGCCAAACCCTTTTTGGGTGCCGGAACTACGGCCATTCCGGGGCACTGATAAACCAGTCAGTGATTATGTGCTTTCCGAACCTGCGGCGGGGTCATTTATAGATAATTTTGTGGAAATGTTTGCCTCTATGACAGCCGGGTATCGCCGGGAAGGAAAGAGCTTTATTACGGTTGGTGTTGGCTGTACGGGTGGGCATCATCGCTCGGTTGCAGTATCCGAAGAAATAGCCCGTAGGCTCGGGGAATTCGAAGGACTTGATGTTTCTGTAAACCACCGTGATATTAACCGCGGTTAA
- the rpe gene encoding ribulose-phosphate 3-epimerase has protein sequence MSNKPIIAPSILAANFARLGEDIQRVQSADWIHVDIMDGHFVPNLSFGAGITADVNAVTTKPLDVHLMIENPERWVDDYIKAGATGITFHVEATDDHVALAKYLRSKGIRPGFSLRPKTPIEPYLPDLEHFGLVLVMSVEPGFGGQSFMPDQLDKVRTLRSEIDSRNLDVIIEIDGGISESTIGAAADAGCDAYVAGSAVFGAEDPDAEVRKLAELARRR, from the coding sequence ATGTCGAACAAACCGATCATTGCTCCCTCTATTCTTGCCGCAAATTTTGCTCGATTAGGTGAAGATATCCAGCGTGTTCAGAGTGCTGATTGGATCCATGTGGACATTATGGATGGCCACTTTGTGCCAAATCTTTCCTTTGGTGCTGGTATTACTGCCGACGTAAATGCGGTGACAACAAAGCCACTAGATGTCCACCTTATGATTGAAAACCCGGAACGTTGGGTTGATGACTATATTAAGGCAGGTGCTACTGGTATTACGTTTCATGTGGAAGCCACCGATGACCACGTAGCACTTGCAAAATATCTTCGGAGCAAAGGAATCCGTCCAGGTTTCTCATTGCGCCCCAAAACCCCGATTGAACCATATTTGCCGGATCTTGAGCATTTTGGCCTCGTGCTTGTTATGAGCGTTGAACCAGGTTTTGGTGGGCAATCCTTTATGCCCGACCAATTAGACAAAGTTCGCACACTGCGCAGTGAAATTGATTCCCGGAATCTTGACGTGATTATTGAAATCGACGGGGGAATTTCTGAAAGCACAATAGGTGCCGCTGCGGATGCTGGCTGTGATGCCTATGTTGCTGGTTCAGCAGTGTTTGGTGCTGAGGACCCGGATGCTGAAGTTCGCAAACTTGCGGAGCTGGCGCGGCGTCGCTAA
- the def gene encoding peptide deformylase, producing the protein MAIREVRLFGDPVLISRADPVTEFDAGIAKLVDDMLETMDHYEGVGLAANQIGVTRRVFVYDCSHQFPEMRGHIINPVWEAIGEETITDSEGCLSIPGIHKDTQRYAKVKVTGQDKDGQPVSFEAEGLLARCIQHETDHLDGVLFIKRLSPELRKEAMAEIRVSDWFQK; encoded by the coding sequence ATGGCCATCCGCGAAGTTCGATTGTTTGGTGATCCGGTATTGATTTCCCGGGCTGATCCTGTTACGGAATTTGATGCTGGCATTGCAAAACTCGTGGATGACATGTTGGAAACAATGGATCATTATGAGGGTGTTGGGCTGGCTGCTAATCAAATTGGGGTAACACGACGCGTTTTTGTGTATGACTGCTCCCACCAATTCCCTGAAATGCGTGGACACATTATTAATCCCGTATGGGAAGCAATCGGGGAAGAAACAATAACTGATAGTGAGGGTTGTTTATCTATCCCAGGGATCCATAAAGATACACAGCGATACGCCAAGGTAAAGGTGACTGGCCAAGATAAAGACGGTCAGCCAGTCAGCTTTGAAGCCGAAGGTCTTCTTGCTCGCTGTATTCAACACGAGACTGATCACCTTGATGGCGTGCTTTTTATTAAACGACTTTCCCCTGAATTGAGGAAAGAAGCGATGGCGGAAATTCGTGTCTCGGACTGGTTCCAAAAGTAA
- a CDS encoding riboflavin synthase gives MFTGIIEEIGQVTDIVDLGDSVRITIKAPKVLEDARLGDSISVSGVCLTVADRNGDFFQADCMQETLTRSSLGTLRVGSNVNLERAMSVQGRFGGHIVQGHVDGVGELLSREHSSNWDVLRISLPEALARYVVEKGSITVHGTSLTVSALRENYFEVSLIPMTLRDTVLGELQVGDAVNLEVDVLAKYVERLLGNQES, from the coding sequence ATGTTTACCGGAATCATTGAAGAAATTGGACAGGTTACAGATATTGTAGACCTGGGCGATTCTGTGCGGATCACCATTAAGGCGCCGAAGGTTTTAGAAGATGCTCGCCTTGGAGATTCTATCTCTGTTAGTGGTGTGTGCTTAACAGTGGCGGACCGCAATGGAGATTTTTTCCAAGCAGACTGTATGCAAGAAACGCTTACTCGCTCGAGCCTTGGAACGCTGCGTGTAGGTAGCAATGTGAATCTTGAACGGGCAATGTCGGTGCAGGGTCGATTCGGCGGTCATATTGTGCAAGGCCATGTCGATGGCGTTGGAGAATTATTAAGTCGCGAGCACTCTAGCAACTGGGATGTACTACGGATTTCCTTGCCGGAAGCACTAGCCCGGTATGTTGTGGAAAAAGGTTCAATTACTGTACACGGCACTTCACTGACGGTAAGTGCACTGCGTGAAAACTATTTTGAAGTTTCACTTATCCCGATGACTCTGCGGGATACTGTGTTGGGGGAACTGCAGGTTGGGGATGCTGTGAATCTAGAAGTGGATGTATTAGCTAAATATGTTGAACGTTTACTTGGGAACCAGGAATCATAG
- the ribD gene encoding bifunctional diaminohydroxyphosphoribosylaminopyrimidine deaminase/5-amino-6-(5-phosphoribosylamino)uracil reductase RibD, translated as MEIVEALQRAIDASAEVVGTTSPNPPVGAAILSSDGNLVGVGATQPPGGAHAEVMALQAAGAQAHGGTAVVTLEPCNHTGRTGPCAAALVAAGIRKVVYVHSDPNPIASGGADFLRAHGIIVEQVSAQVTPLEPWLAATRLGRPHVTWKTAHTLDGFTAALDGTSQWITGEQAREYAHADRAQRDAIIIGTQTALVDRPKLTARKPDGSLYKHQPLRVVIGSREVPGDFLHYSSPSECLLELWKLGARNVLLEGGAGLATSFMQQGYIDAIHAYIAPAILGDGRGVLTAPIATTIQQAERYHMRRVVQLGNDVLLDLGK; from the coding sequence ATGGAGATTGTAGAAGCTCTGCAACGAGCAATTGACGCTTCCGCCGAGGTAGTGGGAACCACCAGCCCGAATCCGCCGGTGGGCGCGGCAATTCTTTCTTCCGATGGAAACCTGGTTGGGGTGGGTGCCACACAACCACCGGGAGGCGCGCATGCTGAGGTTATGGCATTGCAGGCGGCCGGTGCTCAAGCCCACGGCGGTACCGCTGTGGTTACTTTAGAACCATGCAACCATACTGGGCGCACTGGCCCATGTGCCGCGGCCCTGGTCGCTGCAGGAATTCGTAAAGTGGTGTACGTTCATTCGGATCCCAATCCAATCGCTTCGGGTGGCGCGGATTTTCTGCGAGCACACGGCATTATTGTCGAGCAGGTTTCAGCGCAGGTCACACCCCTTGAGCCTTGGCTTGCGGCGACTCGTTTAGGGCGCCCGCACGTTACTTGGAAAACCGCACATACATTGGACGGTTTTACCGCGGCACTTGATGGAACAAGCCAATGGATTACAGGCGAACAAGCTCGTGAATACGCCCATGCTGATCGAGCGCAGCGCGACGCAATAATCATTGGCACGCAAACCGCATTAGTGGATCGGCCGAAACTTACCGCGCGTAAACCAGATGGCTCACTATATAAGCACCAACCATTACGAGTAGTTATTGGTAGCAGGGAAGTACCAGGGGATTTTCTCCACTACAGTTCTCCAAGCGAATGTTTATTGGAACTCTGGAAGCTTGGTGCGCGGAATGTACTCCTAGAGGGTGGTGCTGGACTGGCTACGTCGTTTATGCAACAAGGCTATATCGATGCAATACACGCTTATATTGCACCGGCAATATTGGGAGATGGCAGGGGCGTATTAACGGCTCCAATTGCAACAACAATTCAACAAGCCGAGCGTTATCATATGCGGCGGGTAGTGCAATTAGGAAACGACGTATTACTGGATTTAGGAAAATAA
- the fmt gene encoding methionyl-tRNA formyltransferase, whose amino-acid sequence MRVIFAGTPEPAVVALEKLLASQHEVIAVLTRPDAKKGRGRTLHPSPVAALAQQHDIEVLKPATLKPDTTDGQAIRARIAELAPDCIPVVAYGNLVTEDLLNIAPHGWVNLHFSLLPMWRGAAPVQAAIRAGDAITGASTFRIEQGLDTGPVLATITTEILPEDTTDDLLTRLAYLGGDLLVETMDGLQAGTLKAVPQSGEATYAAKITKEDARIDWSLPADQIDRNIRAYTPGPGAWTEYNGDRIKVRPVICTERNDLRPGEVSIEKSGVFIGTGSQVVQLSMLQPPGKKMMPAVDWARGLQNTKGLVWQ is encoded by the coding sequence ATGCGTGTAATTTTTGCTGGCACTCCTGAACCTGCCGTAGTTGCTTTGGAAAAACTTTTGGCCTCGCAACATGAAGTTATTGCTGTGCTTACTCGGCCAGATGCAAAAAAGGGCCGTGGTCGTACTTTGCATCCATCACCGGTTGCTGCATTGGCTCAGCAGCATGATATTGAGGTTTTAAAACCCGCAACATTAAAACCAGATACTACTGATGGGCAGGCCATTAGGGCGCGCATAGCGGAGCTCGCCCCAGACTGCATTCCAGTTGTGGCTTACGGAAATCTAGTAACCGAAGATCTTCTTAACATCGCTCCGCATGGTTGGGTGAACCTGCATTTTTCACTCTTGCCAATGTGGCGAGGTGCTGCTCCGGTACAAGCAGCGATTCGTGCTGGTGATGCCATCACTGGGGCGTCAACGTTTCGGATTGAACAAGGCTTGGACACCGGCCCAGTGTTAGCCACTATAACTACTGAAATTCTGCCCGAAGATACGACCGATGATTTGCTTACCCGTTTGGCGTACTTAGGCGGGGATTTGCTGGTAGAAACCATGGATGGTTTACAGGCCGGCACATTGAAAGCGGTGCCGCAGTCGGGCGAAGCGACGTATGCGGCAAAAATTACCAAGGAGGATGCGCGCATCGATTGGTCTTTGCCCGCGGATCAGATCGATCGCAATATTCGAGCCTATACGCCTGGCCCCGGCGCTTGGACCGAATATAATGGCGATCGAATAAAGGTTCGTCCTGTGATTTGTACGGAACGCAATGATTTACGTCCTGGCGAAGTAAGTATCGAAAAATCTGGTGTGTTTATTGGTACTGGTTCTCAGGTGGTGCAACTGTCAATGTTGCAACCTCCGGGAAAGAAAATGATGCCTGCAGTCGATTGGGCGCGTGGTTTGCAAAATACTAAAGGATTGGTGTGGCAATGA
- a CDS encoding RsmB/NOP family class I SAM-dependent RNA methyltransferase, whose protein sequence is MSGFRSRARGTSQRQKEAEAARARKAAKKHTDQGASQRDQHRDRAVALAVDPPRIAAMDVLRQVREQDAYANLVLPNMLREREITGRDAAFATEITYGTLRNLGVLDAVIDAASTRPVDQIDPDLLDALRLGTYQLLYTRVEPHAAVDTTVRLTVEKLKGFANAVMRAITRSRRSTWFARLTPKEEIPALAFKYAHPTWIAESFARTIGVEELGAALEGDSQRPKVHLAARPGEMSAEELALITGGEEGKYSPYAVYLDGGNPGDIAAVRQGFAAVQDEGSQLIARAVTEAPLLGVDTGRWLDLCAGPGGKAALMGALARIDGARVDAVEIAPHRAQLVEKLTIGLPVDVHIGDGRTPDLEPGFDRVLVDAPCSGLGALRRRPEARWRKQESDIAGLSVLQYDLLHAAYGLVRPGGVVVYSTCSPDLRETREIVDKAVAELGAEELDAKSLVPGMENVGSERSVQMWPHRHGTDAMFFAVLRKPADEL, encoded by the coding sequence ATGAGTGGTTTTCGATCGCGTGCCCGAGGCACATCTCAGCGACAAAAAGAAGCTGAGGCGGCTCGTGCACGTAAAGCAGCTAAAAAGCATACTGATCAGGGTGCTTCTCAGCGGGATCAGCACCGTGATAGGGCAGTTGCATTGGCTGTGGATCCGCCCCGAATTGCTGCAATGGATGTGCTCCGGCAGGTTCGGGAGCAAGACGCGTATGCCAATCTCGTATTGCCGAATATGTTGCGTGAACGGGAAATTACGGGCCGCGATGCGGCATTTGCCACCGAAATTACCTATGGCACATTGCGTAATTTAGGTGTCTTAGATGCGGTAATCGATGCTGCCTCGACACGACCGGTGGATCAAATTGATCCCGATTTATTGGATGCACTGCGGCTTGGCACATATCAATTGTTGTATACCCGTGTAGAGCCTCATGCGGCTGTTGATACAACCGTTCGGCTAACGGTGGAAAAACTAAAAGGGTTTGCAAATGCAGTCATGCGGGCTATTACGCGTTCGCGCCGCAGTACATGGTTTGCGCGGCTTACGCCAAAAGAGGAGATTCCTGCATTAGCGTTCAAATATGCACACCCAACGTGGATTGCCGAGAGTTTCGCACGCACGATCGGAGTTGAGGAGCTTGGCGCGGCGCTCGAAGGTGATTCCCAACGTCCGAAAGTACATTTGGCTGCTCGCCCAGGTGAGATGAGTGCGGAGGAGCTTGCACTTATTACTGGCGGGGAGGAGGGGAAGTACTCGCCATATGCAGTGTATTTAGATGGCGGTAATCCTGGCGATATTGCGGCGGTGCGTCAAGGTTTTGCTGCGGTGCAGGATGAAGGTAGCCAGCTTATTGCCCGAGCAGTTACTGAAGCCCCATTACTAGGTGTAGACACTGGCCGCTGGCTGGATCTTTGTGCTGGCCCTGGTGGCAAGGCTGCATTAATGGGTGCACTTGCGCGTATCGACGGCGCGCGCGTCGACGCTGTTGAAATCGCTCCGCACCGCGCACAATTAGTAGAAAAACTTACTATTGGTTTGCCGGTGGATGTACATATTGGTGATGGTCGTACTCCAGATTTGGAACCCGGTTTTGATCGAGTTTTAGTTGATGCGCCGTGTTCTGGTCTTGGTGCATTACGTCGCCGGCCGGAAGCGCGATGGCGGAAGCAAGAATCCGATATTGCTGGGCTCAGCGTATTGCAATATGACCTTTTGCACGCTGCATATGGCTTAGTGCGCCCAGGTGGAGTGGTGGTGTATTCGACTTGTTCTCCGGATTTACGTGAAACTCGAGAAATTGTGGATAAAGCAGTCGCTGAACTTGGGGCGGAAGAACTTGATGCAAAGAGTTTAGTTCCAGGTATGGAAAATGTTGGTTCGGAGCGCTCTGTACAAATGTGGCCGCATCGTCACGGTACAGACGCCATGTTCTTTGCTGTTTTGCGAAAGCCCGCTGATGAGCTTTGA